In the genome of Capra hircus breed San Clemente chromosome 17, ASM170441v1, whole genome shotgun sequence, one region contains:
- the RPLP0 gene encoding 60S acidic ribosomal protein P0 produces the protein MPREDRATWKSNYFLKIIQLLDDYPKCFIVGADNVGSKQMQQIRMSLRGKAVVLMGKNTMMRKAIRGHLENNPALEKLLPHIRGNVGFVFTKEDLTEIRDMLLANKVPAAARAGAIAPCEVTVPAQNTGLGPEKTSFFQALGITTKISRGTIEILSDVQLIKTGDKVGASEATLLNMLNISPFSFGLVIQQVFDNGSIYNPEVLDITEETLHSRFLEGVRNVASVCLQIGYPTVASVPHSIINGYKRVLALSVETDYTFPLAEKVKAFLADPSAFVAAAPAAAAPAAAPAATTAAPAKVEAKEESEESDEDMGFGLFD, from the exons CAACTTCTGGATGATTATCCAAAATGCTTCATTGTGGGAGCAGACAATGTGGGCTCCAAGCAGATGCAGCAGATCCGCATGTCGCTGCGCGGGAAGGCTGTGGTGCTGATGGGCAAGAACACGATGATGCGCAAGGCCATCCGAGGGCATCTGGAAAACAACCCGGCTCTGGAGAA ACTGTTGCCTCACATCCGGGGAAATGTGGGCTTCGTGTTCACCAAGGAGGACCTCACTGAGATCAGGGACATGCTGCTGGCCAACAAG GTGCCGGCTGCCGCCCGTGCTGGTGCCATAGCGCCGTGCGAAGTCACTGTGCCGGCCCAGAACACTGGTCTGGGGCCCGAGAAGACATCCTTCTTCCAGGCTTTAGGCATCACCACTAAGATCTCCAGGGGCACAATTGAAATCCTG AGCGATGTGCAGCTGATTAAGACCGGAGACAAGGTGGGCGCCAGCGAAGCCACGCTGCTGAACATGCTGAacatctcccccttctccttcggGCTGGTCATCCAGCAGGTGTTTGACAATGGCAGCATCTACAACCCCGAAGTGCTTGACATCACAGAGGAAACTCTGCATTCCCGCTTCCTGGAG GGTGTCCGCAATGTTGCCAGTGTGTGCCTGCAGATTGGTTACCCGACTGTTGCATCTGTACCCCATTCTATCATCAATGGGTACAAGCGCGTCCTGGCTTTGTCTGTGGAGACTGATTACACCTTCCCACTTGCTGAAAAG GTCAAGGCCTTCTTGGCTGATCCATCTGCGTTTGTGGCTGCTGCCCCCGCGGCTGCTGCCCCCGCTGCTGCCCCCGCTGCCACCACCGCAGCCCCAGCCAAGGTCGAAGCAAAGGAGGAGTCGGAGGAGTCGGACGAGGATATGGGATTCGGTCTCTTTGACTAA